The Nocardia sp. NBC_01329 sequence CCGGGGTCGATCCGCGCCGCGACGTACCGGAGCTCGCACCGCGTTCGTTCCGGCGGATCTGGCAGGAATCGGAAAACCAGCAGGTAGCGGAAGCGAACGCGTCGACCGTAATGCTCTGGGTGGATACTTTCACCGATGCCTTCGACCCGGAGATAGCGCTGGCTGCTGTCCGACTGCTCAATTCCCTCGGATACCGCGTTGTCGTGCCCCGCCGTCGGGTGTGCTGCGGGCTGACCTGGATCAGCACCGGGCAACTGAGCGGTGCCCGGACGCGATTACGTGCCACGCTCGGCGCGCTGGAGGACCATGTGCGGGCCGGTGGGCTGGTGGTCGGTCTCGAACCCTCCTGTACGGCCGTGCTGCGGGCCGATCTGCCCGAACTGCTGCCCGAGGATCCGCGTTCCGCACCGGTCGCGGCGGCGGTGCGCACGCTCGCCGAGTTCCTGACCGCGCAACCGGACTGGCGGCCACCGAGTCTCGCGGGCACGTCGATGGTGGTGCAGCCGCACTGTCACCATTATTCGGTCCTGGGTTTCGAGGCCGATCGCCGAATATTCGCCCAAATGGGGGTGAATGTGACCGAGGTTGCAGGATGTTGCGGTCTGGCCGGCAATTTCGGAATGCAGAAAGGGCATTACGAGATATCGGCGGCGGTGGCGGCCAACGGAATACTGCCGGCGATCGACAATGCCGGGCCGGATGCGGTCGTTGTCGCCGACGGATTCTCCTGTCGCACTCAGACCGCCCACCTGACCGCGCGTCGCGGTAGGCATCTGGCGCAGATTCTGCTGCGGGACAATTGATTTCCCTGGTACGGCGGCGCGCTATCGCCGGGGGCGGCCGATCGTGTATCGGCGGCCTCGCCCGGAAACGATCAACTTCCGGAAGGAATGCTCCCGGGCGGAATCTCGTATCCGGAGCTGCCGGCGAAAACCGCCCCCCACAGATCGAGTAGCCAATTGAGTGCCTCGGTGATCATAGAAACCTCCAGTCACGACAGAATTCGGATATTTGCTCGGCTGCGATTTCATCGTCGTGCAATGCGACACCGTTACCCGCGACAGCGCACAATGACATGGTGCCTGTCCGAACAGCGGGAACCACCGACGACGCGTGGGCGACCCGGACTCTGTCCGCCGCCGCACCGGTCCACCTCGCCCATACTCTCGCGCCGTTGCGCCGGGGGCCGGGCGACCCGTGCCACCAGATCACTCCGGACGGAGCGCACTGGCACACCTCCCGGATGCCGACCGGACCGGTCACCTACCGGCTGGTCCAGGACGATCCGGCCACTGTCACCGCGGATGCCTGGGGTGCGGGCGCCGCGGAGTTCCTCGACGGGCTGGATCGAATGCTGTGCCTGGACGAAAAGGTCGACGATTTCGTCGCCGTCCATCCCACGGTGGCGGCCGCGCATCAGCGGCACCCCGGGCTGCGGATGCTGCGCACCGGCCGGGTACTCGAAGCGCTGATCCCCGCGATCCTGGAGCAGAAGGTGACGATCGTTTCCGCTCACGCGGCGTGGCGTCGCCTGGTGCACAGTTTCGGTAGCCCGCCGCCCGGCCCGGCTCCGGCGGGAATGCGGGTGCCGCCCGACGCGGCGACCTG is a genomic window containing:
- a CDS encoding DNA-3-methyladenine glycosylase family protein, yielding MVPVRTAGTTDDAWATRTLSAAAPVHLAHTLAPLRRGPGDPCHQITPDGAHWHTSRMPTGPVTYRLVQDDPATVTADAWGAGAAEFLDGLDRMLCLDEKVDDFVAVHPTVAAAHQRHPGLRMLRTGRVLEALIPAILEQKVTIVSAHAAWRRLVHSFGSPPPGPAPAGMRVPPDAATWSRIPSWSFHRANVGPQRWQTVVRAARVADSLERTAALPSGEAARRLRTIPGIGEWTAAETAQRAFGDADALSVGDFHLASIVGWTLLGRDIDDAEMVEYLEPVRPHRYRTIRLLEVSGQARKPRFGPRAPITDHRRR